The genome window GCCGTGGCCCAAAGTGTactcataaaggacattttctctgagatgtataaaaacacataaggatacctatttcacagtagcctgaaatgctggtgcataaataaagataccttcctgacaaactgctgtgttgtcaattaaacaaaatgtgtttatatacaaccataataactatgcagtttactcaatgttgacacacttcatatatctaatgtgcataaacttattttctgtttgcatttcagacagtacaggCTGGTCGCCTATCGCATCATAATGGAATGGGCTCTGAAAGGACAGACGCTTGGTCCTGGCAACAGAAGAGTTCTTCCCTCCTGCGTGGTGGCGCTAATAAGAAGAACATATCCATCACCAAGTGGACAATATGCTGGTTTCaaagagtcaaatgatgcactgcaattgttttagaattttaaaaatcaaaagctttactgtgaatttctttttgacgtgcaattttctaaaaatacaaaacaaatgtaaagacacaaatgtaaataaacaatgtaaataaacacacttctatgacaatatatgtatatacagtctcagtcatctttctcagtggcaggtgtctcatgaaagcgtgatttgtgtgctgaaaccaattcagccttgtttggctttggtgttgGGGCAATGTTGGCTGGTATGATGACTGGAGGATGTATGTGGAAAGCTGGGTCTCCAAGCTTCACATTGGTGTCAAGCCGTCGTTGGATGACCTTCTCCACCAAATCTTTCGGgaactcctgtgttgttggctcatacagtcttcttgcaacccactgatttgactgccgtgaatggaagacattatatctctcttgtcctaggaaaaaggaaatggggggGGGCACACAAGATAGGATGGTGTATGATCATTATATATGAAACTCaatatggtaatgtgtgtcctgtgatgctgtgcgAATGCTATTTATGAGCTTACAAATAGGTATCTCTAAAATAGAAAGGCAAACTAAgatgtaattcatttgtataacattttttacatttcctgggaaaaaaaacagttatatagagttttcaaaatggtcttggtctactttttactcagatAAGTAATCAAGAAACATTATCTGTTAGCAGGCAATGTCTAGCAGCTAGActacagtctgatttcagaaagtgcctgcttcgagttctcatgtcatttttttggacgGATTTCCAAATTACACGGGCAGGGTGCATCATTTGTCCATTTGTCATTGGTGACATGACACCGatagatgaatatgtttcactcactgagatAGAATATATCTCAGTGCTTGCACTCGCATAGCCCGCGGTGCATCACCAGAAGACTATACACGGAtgctatagaaaatatgtggtacaattttgtttacctggggtgcaggtacagcagtgctcttcaaaatacgtctctttgtctgtccttctggaagATAGTCGTCCTCGCTGAAGTGGTCACTGCACACGCGAAGCTTTCTCATCTTCGGTAGTTGGGTGAGCTCCACGTTCAAGCCCAGAGAAAGTAGCCAAAGTCTCCTCAAAGCTACATTCGTCAAAGGGAATCGGTGGAATGTTTGAGGAGAcccactctcatctttgttggtaCAGCCTGGATAGGCACAAGTGCGCACCATGTCTCTATCtcgtttttccaaataaagaatagccggtggacttcttctctctctccttctcctagcTCTAAAACTAGCTCGTTTGCGTTGCGTCGtctgcactctgtaaacacCATCGAACACTGACGAGAGATCAGTTGGCTCGCACACAACGGTTAGCACTGAcagcgcgcattgatcgcaattgggataaagttagacccaaacgattacgaggtgtgacgttttgtggttgacgtcttttgttatgcaaataaatcactgattcgaacgagtgctgttttgagaggaaaaacatgtgccttatctggccctaggaaacctaccggaactactttcgcactgaccacaactggccagatctcggctcagaggacactttgggggcgaagtcagtgtgagagcacgagactgtagatgttgatgccatacagattaatgtgtaaaatgccgaactatccctttaagattttgaaaacatcattattacataaaatatgacacattaAAGTTTTTTGAGTGCAGAACTTTTactcgtttttttttctccttctaaatgtttttttaattgtcgAGCATCTGAGTAGGTCTTCCACCACTGTACCAAGGTCACGTTGCCACAggcaaaaacagaaactcagTCTAACCCATCGTTAGTATGCCCGTTTCACCAGTGAGAATTAACTGGTAATGTAGCATGAAgtactgttgctatggttacctgcGGTTTTAACATACCTTGTGCTCTGAATTAGAACAGTGGTTAAACTGTTGACTGAAACTGTGTTTGAAGGCTTCCTGTTGAAGAGACACCTGCCATCCAAACTAAACAAgtattttctgcagctgttgcCCAGTTAGTAAGAAGAATAAGTGGATTCCATTTTATTGCTTCGGCAGAAAGGAGTGATTTAATAGTGTGCTTGCATGACTGTG of Chelmon rostratus isolate fCheRos1 chromosome 6, fCheRos1.pri, whole genome shotgun sequence contains these proteins:
- the LOC121607744 gene encoding THAP domain-containing protein 1-like, with the protein product MVRTCAYPGCTNKDESGSPQTFHRFPLTNVALRRLWLLSLGLNVELTQLPKMRKLRVCSDHFSEDDYLPEGQTKRRILKSTAVPAPQDKRDIMSSIHGSQISGLQEDCMSQQHRSSRKIWWRRSSNDGLTPM